The following proteins are encoded in a genomic region of Kitasatospora cineracea:
- a CDS encoding AAA family ATPase yields the protein MTSSSPVVPSFSPSPQLALAERLLGLLKESATEPRQDLQIEALTLAVAADLPVLLWGEPGIGKTAALTQLATELDLPLTTVIASVHEPSDFSGLPVIGDDPAVQGVPLAPPDWAVRLVRQGRGLLFLDELSTAPPAVQAALLRLVLERRIGALQLPPGVRIVAAANPRGSAADGWELSAPLANRFVHLDWVHDAEVVVRGLGGVWPRAELPRLDPERLPAAVEFARRAVCGLLTVRPELTHRLPSAETRRGRAWPSPRSWEMTMRLLAFGSAAGSSREVLSLLVRGTVGDGPGLELLATVDRLDLPAPEDLLADPAAAVLPQRGDLRQTVLDGVVAAVRSRPTRERWDAAWALMARALESSPPDVLVVPVTTLASLRQDAWEVPELINRFAGALQVSRRAERSAARVPAVAGRR from the coding sequence GTGACTTCTTCCTCTCCTGTCGTCCCCTCCTTCTCCCCCTCACCCCAACTCGCGCTCGCCGAACGGCTGCTGGGCCTCCTCAAGGAGTCCGCCACCGAGCCCCGCCAGGACCTGCAGATCGAGGCGCTGACCCTCGCGGTGGCCGCCGACCTGCCGGTGCTGCTGTGGGGCGAGCCCGGCATCGGCAAGACCGCCGCGCTGACCCAGCTCGCCACCGAACTCGACCTGCCGCTCACCACCGTGATCGCCAGCGTCCACGAGCCGTCCGACTTCTCCGGCCTGCCGGTGATCGGCGACGACCCCGCCGTGCAGGGCGTGCCGCTGGCGCCGCCGGACTGGGCGGTGCGGCTGGTGCGGCAGGGCCGCGGGCTGCTGTTCCTCGACGAGCTGTCCACCGCCCCGCCGGCCGTGCAGGCCGCGCTGCTGCGCCTGGTGCTGGAGCGGCGCATCGGCGCGCTGCAACTCCCGCCGGGGGTGAGGATCGTGGCGGCGGCGAACCCGCGCGGCTCGGCCGCCGACGGCTGGGAGCTGAGCGCCCCGCTGGCCAACCGCTTCGTCCACCTGGACTGGGTGCACGACGCCGAGGTGGTGGTGCGCGGCCTCGGCGGGGTGTGGCCGCGCGCCGAACTGCCCCGGCTCGATCCCGAACGGCTTCCCGCCGCCGTGGAGTTCGCCCGCCGCGCGGTGTGCGGGCTGCTCACCGTCCGGCCCGAGCTGACCCACCGGCTGCCGAGCGCCGAGACCAGGCGCGGCCGGGCCTGGCCGTCGCCCCGCAGCTGGGAGATGACCATGCGGCTGCTCGCGTTCGGCTCGGCGGCCGGCTCCTCCCGGGAGGTGCTGTCGCTGCTGGTGCGCGGCACCGTCGGCGACGGCCCGGGCCTCGAACTGCTGGCCACCGTCGACCGGTTGGACCTTCCCGCACCCGAGGACCTGCTCGCCGACCCGGCCGCCGCCGTCCTGCCGCAGCGCGGCGACCTGCGGCAGACCGTGCTGGACGGGGTGGTGGCCGCCGTCCGCTCCCGTCCGACCCGCGAACGCTGGGACGCCGCCTGGGCGTTGATGGCCCGGGCCCTGGAGAGCAGCCCGCCGGACGTACTGGTGGTGCCGGTGACCACGCTCGCCTCGCTGCGCCAGGACGCCTGGGAGGTACCGGAGTTGATCAACCGTTTCGCGGGCGCCCTCCAGGTCTCCCGGCGGGCCGAACGCTCGGCGGCCCGGGTCCCGGCCGTCGCGGGCCGCCGGTGA
- a CDS encoding 5-oxoprolinase subunit B family protein: protein MRVLRCGSDAVLIETEDAEQAQRLHAALRDTPPVGVGELVPAARTVLVHYDPAATDWQRLRAAVTALPLRAAPPAEAAETVLIPVRYDGPDLAEVARLTGLTPGQVVARHTAGHYRVAFCGFAPGFAYLIGLDPRLRVPRRAEPRTRVPTGAVAVADEYTGVYPRTSPGGWQLLGTTDLPLWDTTADPPTRLRPGTAVRFVAVDGGGGDGGREDGGGGDRREEGDAGEGEGGGHG from the coding sequence GTGCGGGTACTGCGGTGCGGCAGCGACGCCGTCCTGATCGAGACCGAGGACGCCGAACAGGCCCAGCGGCTGCACGCCGCCCTGCGCGACACCCCGCCCGTCGGCGTCGGCGAACTCGTCCCCGCCGCCCGCACCGTCCTGGTCCACTACGATCCGGCCGCCACCGACTGGCAGCGCCTGCGCGCCGCCGTCACCGCGCTGCCGCTGCGCGCCGCCCCGCCAGCCGAAGCCGCCGAGACGGTGCTGATCCCGGTCCGCTACGACGGCCCCGACCTCGCCGAAGTCGCCCGCCTCACCGGACTCACCCCGGGCCAGGTCGTCGCCCGCCACACCGCCGGGCACTACCGCGTCGCGTTCTGCGGCTTCGCCCCCGGCTTCGCCTACCTCATCGGCCTCGACCCGCGCCTGCGGGTCCCCCGCCGCGCCGAACCCCGCACCCGCGTCCCCACCGGCGCGGTCGCCGTCGCCGACGAGTACACCGGCGTCTACCCCCGCACCTCGCCCGGCGGCTGGCAACTGCTCGGCACCACCGACCTCCCGCTCTGGGACACCACCGCCGACCCGCCCACCCGGCTGCGCCCCGGCACCGCCGTGCGCTTCGTCGCGGTCGACGGCGGGGGAGGAGACGGCGGGAGGGAGGATGGCGGGGGAGGAGACCGCAGGGAAGAGGGCGACGCGGGCGAGGGCGAGGGGGGAGGGCACGGGTGA
- a CDS encoding DUF6230 family protein, which produces MAPSAEQSAATTTGRGRVRLRRAALMAVPACVTAGILVTLTAQNVLATQFAISGMAFEVTADRLDGSGFEQFGTLDNMIENSPNAGDTGGQLFLIQTVVKQASLTKLCQSVNLGGINLLITAGDKGTPVTADNLTTDSDLMSGDAEFKNLEVGRDASTFDKGGVAGPPGMFGQQGDTVAVDHFRQQNYATTAGTFRLPNMHLSFSGNGC; this is translated from the coding sequence ATGGCACCCTCCGCAGAACAATCCGCCGCCACCACGACCGGGCGCGGCCGGGTCCGACTGCGCCGCGCCGCACTCATGGCGGTACCGGCCTGCGTCACCGCGGGCATCCTGGTGACCCTGACCGCGCAGAACGTCCTGGCCACCCAGTTCGCCATTTCGGGGATGGCCTTCGAGGTCACCGCGGACAGACTGGACGGCAGCGGGTTCGAGCAGTTCGGCACCCTCGACAACATGATCGAGAACAGCCCCAACGCCGGCGACACCGGCGGCCAGCTGTTCCTGATCCAGACCGTGGTCAAGCAGGCCTCCCTGACCAAGCTCTGCCAGAGCGTCAACCTGGGCGGCATCAACCTGCTGATCACGGCCGGCGACAAGGGCACCCCCGTCACCGCCGACAACCTCACCACCGACTCCGACCTGATGAGCGGTGACGCCGAGTTCAAGAACCTCGAAGTCGGCCGCGACGCCAGCACCTTCGACAAGGGCGGCGTGGCCGGCCCGCCCGGAATGTTCGGCCAGCAGGGCGACACCGTGGCGGTCGACCACTTCCGGCAGCAGAACTACGCCACCACCGCCGGCACCTTCCGCCTGCCCAACATGCACCTCAGCTTCAGCGGCAATGGCTGCTGA
- a CDS encoding FAD-dependent oxidoreductase, with translation MTTTHPHEHSQQHPQQPSRPARHHDVLVVGGGAAGLSGALTLARARRSVLVVDAGRPRNAPAEGIHGLLGREGLPPAELVALGRAEVASYGGEFHDAEVLGIHREEDGGFRAELSDGTAVHARRLLLTTGTTDLLPEVPGLAERWGHQVVHCPYCHGWEVRDRKIAVLATNPAIAVHQALLWRQWSDDVTLLAHTSAPFDEQQRRELAARGVTVVPGEVAALLPEDGPDSATDGAGLTGVRLADGTVVACEALAVGTEMTVTAPFLAELGLAATDLDFGGVRFATRLATTDPTGATGVPGVWAAGNLTDPAAQVAIAAADGLRAAAAINADLVAEETRLAVDAVEFWEKRYGESEQIWSGRPNASLTVQAAGLAPGRALDLGCGEGGDAIWLAKQGWQVTAVDISQVALDRAAARAAVEGVADRIDWQRVDLAHAFPSGGYDLVSAQFLHSPAEFPRERVLRRAAAAVDPDGTLLITSHAAFPAKHDHPHPDMHFPTPEEMLAALRLDPSGWTVELAEEHARHDHPGHPVTDPDARPHRDSTLRLRRKG, from the coding sequence ATGACCACGACGCACCCGCACGAGCACTCCCAGCAGCACCCGCAGCAGCCCTCGCGCCCCGCCCGCCACCACGACGTCCTGGTCGTCGGAGGCGGCGCCGCCGGGCTCAGCGGCGCCCTCACCCTGGCCCGGGCCCGCCGCTCCGTCCTGGTGGTCGACGCGGGCCGCCCGCGCAACGCGCCCGCCGAGGGCATCCACGGCCTGCTCGGCCGCGAGGGCCTCCCGCCCGCCGAGCTGGTCGCCCTGGGCCGGGCCGAAGTCGCCTCGTACGGCGGCGAGTTCCACGACGCGGAGGTGCTCGGCATCCACCGCGAGGAGGACGGCGGCTTCCGCGCCGAACTGTCCGACGGCACCGCCGTGCACGCCCGCCGGCTGCTGCTGACCACCGGCACCACCGACCTGCTGCCCGAGGTGCCCGGCCTGGCCGAGCGCTGGGGGCACCAGGTGGTGCACTGCCCGTACTGCCACGGCTGGGAGGTCCGCGACCGGAAGATCGCCGTGCTGGCCACCAACCCGGCCATCGCCGTCCACCAGGCCCTGCTGTGGCGGCAGTGGAGCGACGACGTCACGCTGCTCGCGCACACCAGCGCGCCGTTCGACGAGCAGCAGCGGCGCGAACTGGCCGCCCGCGGCGTGACCGTGGTGCCCGGCGAGGTGGCCGCGCTGCTGCCCGAGGACGGCCCCGACAGCGCCACCGACGGCGCCGGGCTGACCGGGGTCCGGCTGGCCGACGGCACCGTGGTGGCCTGCGAGGCGCTGGCCGTCGGCACCGAGATGACGGTGACCGCGCCGTTCCTGGCCGAGCTGGGCCTGGCGGCCACCGACCTGGACTTCGGTGGCGTCCGGTTCGCCACCCGGCTGGCCACCACCGACCCGACGGGCGCCACCGGCGTCCCCGGCGTCTGGGCGGCGGGCAACCTGACCGACCCGGCCGCTCAGGTCGCCATCGCCGCCGCGGACGGACTGCGGGCGGCCGCCGCGATCAACGCCGACCTGGTCGCCGAGGAGACCCGGCTGGCCGTCGACGCGGTCGAGTTCTGGGAGAAGCGGTACGGCGAGAGCGAGCAGATCTGGAGCGGCCGCCCGAACGCCTCACTGACCGTGCAGGCCGCCGGCCTGGCGCCCGGCCGGGCGCTGGACCTGGGCTGCGGCGAGGGCGGGGACGCGATCTGGCTGGCCAAGCAGGGCTGGCAGGTCACCGCCGTCGACATCTCGCAGGTCGCGCTCGACCGGGCGGCCGCCCGGGCCGCCGTCGAGGGCGTCGCCGACCGGATCGACTGGCAGCGCGTCGACCTGGCGCACGCCTTCCCGTCCGGCGGGTACGACCTGGTCTCGGCGCAGTTCCTGCACTCCCCCGCCGAGTTCCCGCGCGAGCGGGTGCTGCGCCGGGCCGCCGCGGCCGTCGACCCCGACGGCACGCTGCTGATCACCAGCCACGCCGCGTTCCCGGCCAAGCACGACCACCCGCACCCCGACATGCACTTCCCCACCCCCGAAGAGATGCTCGCCGCCCTGCGGCTCGACCCGTCCGGCTGGACCGTCGAACTCGCCGAGGAGCACGCCCGGCACGACCACCCCGGGCACCCCGTCACCGACCCGGACGCCCGCCCGCACCGCGACTCCACCCTCCGCCTGCGCCGCAAGGGCTGA
- a CDS encoding Tat pathway signal sequence domain protein, whose amino-acid sequence MRNRLAAGLAALTAAGALLVLPAVPASAAGTPVLTIAGTGTAVGVGDTLAANLVSGTYATMYNPGTTTGVKCSGSTIGGSVAANPLATGSATASGPVGTLTFSGCTSNVVGVTGVNSLTMNNLPYTLSISDSAGFPVSLSGSIQAAVSLKTLAGNALCTYSSTGGALNGNATNTPPQINMANQAFTKLTGPSICFASISFSASYGPVTDTTLGGTVFVN is encoded by the coding sequence ATGCGCAACCGCCTCGCCGCCGGCCTCGCGGCCCTCACCGCCGCCGGCGCCCTGCTCGTCCTCCCGGCCGTCCCGGCCAGCGCGGCCGGCACCCCGGTGCTGACCATCGCCGGTACCGGCACGGCCGTCGGGGTCGGCGACACGCTGGCCGCGAACCTGGTCAGCGGCACCTACGCCACCATGTACAACCCGGGCACCACCACCGGCGTCAAGTGCTCCGGCTCCACCATCGGCGGCAGCGTCGCCGCCAACCCGCTCGCCACCGGCTCCGCCACCGCGTCCGGCCCGGTCGGCACCCTGACCTTCTCGGGCTGCACCTCCAACGTGGTGGGCGTCACCGGCGTGAACAGCCTCACCATGAACAACCTGCCCTACACCCTGAGCATCTCCGACTCCGCCGGGTTCCCGGTCAGCCTGAGCGGCTCCATCCAGGCCGCGGTCAGCCTCAAGACCCTGGCCGGCAACGCCCTGTGCACCTACTCCTCGACCGGCGGCGCCCTCAACGGCAACGCCACCAACACCCCGCCGCAGATCAACATGGCCAACCAGGCCTTCACCAAGCTGACCGGCCCGAGCATCTGCTTCGCCAGCATCAGCTTCTCGGCGTCCTACGGCCCGGTCACCGACACCACCCTGGGCGGCACCGTCTTCGTCAACTGA
- a CDS encoding oxygenase MpaB family protein, translating to MTDGRVADGRVAAGRIAPGAGWRRPVEAVRRRLLREINSTVHGADLHLERYDRPVGDPGLFGPASVVWRVHAHPAGMLVGGFAALMLQSLHPVAMRAVAEHSDYRTDPVGRLHRTARFVSTTTLGSSAAAEAAIAGVRRIHGHVRGRDAEGRPYRADDPDLLCWVHTAEAACFLAGYQVFAGHGRLSGPERDDYLAEVAQIGQLLGADGVPVSRAGLARYLAGVRGALRATPEALEAVALLRDFGRTRRERLAVRVLTNAAVGLLPGWARRGLGIHRPWAVRRLWDRPLARLLGAVMVWACGLSPIRAAATARAAGTPTARAGAARG from the coding sequence ATGACGGACGGACGGGTCGCGGACGGGCGGGTGGCGGCCGGACGGATCGCACCGGGCGCCGGGTGGCGGCGGCCGGTGGAGGCGGTGCGCCGCCGACTGCTGCGGGAGATCAACTCCACGGTGCACGGTGCCGACCTGCACCTGGAGCGCTACGACCGGCCGGTCGGCGACCCCGGGCTGTTCGGGCCCGCCAGCGTGGTGTGGCGGGTGCACGCGCACCCGGCCGGGATGCTGGTCGGCGGGTTCGCCGCGCTGATGCTGCAGTCGCTGCACCCCGTGGCGATGCGCGCCGTGGCCGAGCACTCCGACTACCGCACCGACCCGGTCGGCCGGCTGCACCGCACCGCCCGCTTCGTCTCCACCACCACGCTCGGCTCCTCCGCCGCGGCCGAGGCCGCGATCGCGGGCGTGCGCCGCATCCACGGCCACGTCCGCGGCCGGGACGCCGAGGGCCGCCCGTACCGGGCCGACGACCCCGACCTGCTGTGCTGGGTGCACACCGCGGAGGCCGCCTGCTTCCTGGCCGGCTACCAAGTCTTCGCCGGGCACGGGAGGTTGAGCGGGCCGGAGCGCGACGACTATCTCGCCGAGGTCGCCCAGATCGGCCAACTCCTGGGCGCGGACGGCGTTCCCGTCTCGCGCGCCGGACTCGCCCGCTACCTGGCCGGGGTGCGCGGCGCGCTGCGGGCCACCCCGGAGGCGCTGGAGGCCGTCGCCCTGCTGCGCGACTTCGGCCGCACCCGGCGCGAACGCCTCGCCGTCCGGGTCCTCACCAACGCGGCCGTCGGCCTGCTGCCCGGCTGGGCCCGCCGCGGCCTCGGCATCCACCGCCCCTGGGCCGTGCGCCGGCTCTGGGACCGGCCGCTGGCCCGGCTGCTCGGCGCGGTCATGGTCTGGGCGTGCGGCCTGTCCCCGATCCGAGCCGCCGCGACGGCCCGCGCCGCCGGCACCCCGACCGCCCGGGCGGGCGCCGCGCGCGGCTGA
- a CDS encoding biotin-dependent carboxyltransferase family protein has product MNEVAAGLLVVRAGYGATVQDLGRPGLAALGVGRSGAADRGALRLANRLVGNPEDVAGLEMPLGGVELDFHRTITCALAGADCPARVDERPVAGRTPFTVPAGARLRLGTPTRGLRVYLAVRGGLDVPAVLGSRATDTLAGLGPERLTVGRLLPVGTAATGWPAAEHAPRREPAGPLVLHVVPGPRDDWFTAAALRTLYGEPYTVTGDSDRVGMRLDGPALERARSGELPSEGMVGGALQVPPSGRPILFLADHPVTGGYPVVAVVRRADLDAAAQARPGDTLRFRPL; this is encoded by the coding sequence GTGAACGAGGTCGCGGCCGGGCTGTTGGTGGTGCGGGCCGGGTACGGTGCCACCGTGCAGGATCTGGGGCGTCCCGGGTTGGCGGCGCTCGGGGTGGGGCGTTCCGGGGCGGCTGACCGGGGTGCGCTGCGTCTCGCCAACCGGCTGGTCGGCAACCCGGAGGACGTGGCCGGGCTCGAAATGCCGCTCGGTGGAGTCGAGTTGGACTTCCACCGCACCATCACCTGTGCTCTCGCCGGAGCCGACTGCCCGGCCCGGGTGGACGAGCGCCCGGTCGCCGGACGCACCCCGTTCACGGTGCCCGCCGGGGCCCGGCTGCGCCTCGGTACGCCGACCCGCGGCCTGCGCGTCTACCTCGCCGTCCGCGGCGGCCTGGACGTTCCCGCCGTGCTGGGCTCCCGTGCCACCGACACCCTCGCGGGCCTCGGCCCCGAACGGCTGACCGTCGGTCGGCTGCTGCCCGTCGGCACCGCCGCCACCGGCTGGCCCGCCGCCGAGCACGCCCCGCGGCGCGAACCGGCCGGACCACTGGTGCTGCACGTCGTCCCCGGGCCGCGCGACGACTGGTTCACCGCCGCCGCGCTGCGCACCCTGTACGGGGAGCCGTACACCGTGACCGGCGACAGCGACCGGGTCGGCATGCGGCTGGACGGTCCCGCGCTGGAGCGGGCCCGGAGCGGCGAACTGCCCTCCGAGGGCATGGTGGGCGGCGCGCTGCAGGTGCCGCCGTCCGGCCGCCCGATCCTGTTCCTCGCCGACCACCCCGTCACCGGCGGGTACCCGGTCGTCGCGGTGGTCCGCCGCGCCGACCTCGACGCGGCCGCGCAGGCCCGCCCCGGCGACACGCTGCGCTTCCGCCCGCTCTGA
- a CDS encoding electron transfer flavoprotein subunit beta/FixA family protein, with the protein MSLRIVVCVKYVPDATGDRRFADDATTDREGVDGLLSELDEYGVEQALRIAEANEGAEVTVLTVGPDDAKDALRKALSMGADKAVHVNDDDIHGTDALGTSAILAAALEKTGYDLVVCGMASTDGTMGVLPALLAERLGVPQATLLSEVAVAGGRVSGRRDGDAATEQVEAALPAVVSVTDQSGEARYPSFKGIMAAKKKPVQSLDLDDLGIDADTVGLAGAWTKVEDVTARPARTKGVIVTDEGEGGKQLAAYLAEQKFI; encoded by the coding sequence GTGAGCTTGAGGATCGTTGTCTGTGTGAAGTACGTGCCCGACGCGACCGGTGACCGTCGCTTCGCGGACGATGCCACCACCGACCGGGAGGGCGTGGACGGCCTCCTGTCGGAGCTGGACGAGTACGGCGTCGAGCAGGCGCTGCGGATCGCGGAGGCCAACGAGGGCGCCGAGGTGACGGTGCTCACCGTGGGCCCGGACGACGCGAAGGACGCGCTGCGCAAGGCGCTGTCGATGGGCGCGGACAAGGCCGTGCACGTCAACGACGACGACATCCACGGCACGGACGCGCTCGGGACCTCGGCGATCCTGGCGGCCGCGCTGGAGAAGACCGGCTACGACCTGGTGGTGTGCGGCATGGCCTCCACCGACGGCACCATGGGCGTGCTGCCCGCGCTGCTGGCCGAGCGCCTGGGCGTGCCGCAGGCCACGCTGCTGTCGGAGGTGGCGGTGGCCGGGGGCAGGGTGAGCGGTCGCCGGGACGGCGACGCGGCCACCGAGCAGGTCGAGGCGGCGCTGCCCGCGGTGGTCTCGGTCACCGACCAGTCCGGCGAGGCCCGCTACCCCTCGTTCAAGGGCATCATGGCGGCGAAGAAGAAGCCGGTGCAGTCCCTGGACCTGGACGACCTGGGCATCGACGCCGACACCGTCGGCCTGGCCGGCGCCTGGACGAAGGTCGAGGACGTCACCGCCCGCCCCGCCCGCACCAAGGGCGTCATCGTGACCGACGAGGGCGAGGGCGGCAAGCAGCTCGCCGCCTACCTCGCCGAGCAGAAGTTCATCTGA
- a CDS encoding DUF2201 family putative metallopeptidase, with product MDTEKLFAARLHAVRARPYLATALFAMHVVESSRVPTMAVDRHWRCYVSPRFVERTSEEVLASVWVHEVSHLLRDHARRGDRLLRAMDREGPGARLQVNLAADCEINDDAFGDGLVRIPDAVYPDTLRLPANQLMEEYARCFSLDSEFQHLVWLECGSGADGWEREWDLGPEGAHGLNDQERDLVRFRVAQGITARPGRAPAGWRRWADEVFHPPQPWRQLLGAAIRSTVAAAGAGEDYSYGRPSRRSTSLPGVVLPSLRRRPPRVTVVVDTSGSVSDRELGSALLETAAILRALDGRRDLVSVISCDAAARTVREAAADSGWVLIGGGGTDLRNGFSTALRRRPAPDVIVALTDGQTPWPSSPPPCRTVIGLFPRPYTGSVADDEDNPDYRPDTPPDWAKVVTLS from the coding sequence CTGGACACCGAGAAGCTGTTCGCGGCCCGGCTGCACGCCGTCCGGGCCCGTCCGTACCTGGCGACGGCGCTGTTCGCCATGCACGTGGTGGAGTCGTCCCGGGTGCCGACCATGGCGGTGGACCGGCACTGGCGCTGCTACGTCTCGCCCCGCTTCGTCGAGCGCACCTCGGAAGAGGTGCTGGCCTCGGTCTGGGTGCACGAGGTCTCGCACCTGCTGCGCGACCACGCCCGGCGCGGCGACCGGCTGCTGCGCGCGATGGACCGCGAGGGGCCCGGCGCCCGCCTTCAGGTCAACCTGGCGGCGGACTGCGAGATCAACGACGACGCGTTCGGCGACGGCCTGGTCCGGATCCCCGACGCGGTCTACCCGGACACCCTCCGGCTGCCCGCGAACCAGCTGATGGAGGAGTACGCGCGGTGCTTCTCCCTGGACAGCGAGTTCCAGCACCTGGTGTGGCTGGAGTGCGGCAGCGGCGCGGACGGGTGGGAGCGGGAGTGGGACCTCGGCCCGGAGGGCGCGCACGGCTTGAACGACCAGGAGCGCGACCTGGTCCGCTTCCGGGTCGCCCAGGGCATCACGGCCCGGCCCGGCCGGGCCCCCGCGGGCTGGCGGCGCTGGGCCGACGAGGTGTTCCACCCGCCGCAGCCGTGGCGGCAGTTGCTCGGTGCGGCGATCCGCTCCACGGTCGCGGCGGCGGGCGCCGGAGAGGACTACAGCTACGGCCGACCGTCCCGCCGCTCGACCAGCCTGCCCGGGGTGGTGCTGCCCTCGCTGCGCCGCCGCCCTCCCCGGGTCACGGTGGTCGTCGACACCTCCGGCTCGGTCAGCGACCGCGAGTTGGGCTCGGCGCTGCTGGAGACCGCGGCGATCCTGCGCGCACTGGACGGACGGCGCGACCTGGTCTCGGTGATCTCCTGCGACGCGGCCGCCCGGACCGTCCGGGAGGCCGCCGCCGACAGCGGCTGGGTCCTGATCGGCGGTGGCGGCACCGACCTGCGCAACGGCTTCAGCACGGCACTGCGGCGCCGCCCCGCGCCCGACGTCATCGTCGCCCTGACCGACGGCCAGACCCCCTGGCCGAGCTCCCCGCCGCCCTGCCGCACCGTCATCGGCCTGTTCCCCCGCCCGTACACCGGCTCCGTGGCCGACGACGAGGACAACCCCGACTACCGGCCGGACACCCCGCCGGACTGGGCGAAGGTGGTCACCCTCTCCTGA
- a CDS encoding helix-turn-helix domain-containing protein, whose amino-acid sequence MGEDFEAVLTGVGPRLRAIRQQHGTTLAQLSEQTGISVSTLSRLESGGRRPTLELLLPLARAHGVALDELVDAPPTGDPRVRLRPFVRHGWTYLPLARNLGGMQAYKMVVPAGSSRENCEQRTHEGHEWLYVLSGELLLKLGEHEVVLKAGEAAEFDTRTPHLFTNAGRVPVEFLSLFGPQGERVHVRARTANKAAREED is encoded by the coding sequence ATGGGCGAGGACTTCGAGGCGGTGCTGACGGGAGTCGGCCCCCGGCTGCGGGCGATCCGGCAGCAGCACGGCACCACGCTGGCGCAGCTGAGCGAGCAGACCGGCATCTCGGTCAGCACGCTGTCCCGGCTGGAGTCCGGCGGGCGGCGGCCGACCCTGGAACTGCTGCTGCCGCTGGCCCGCGCGCACGGCGTGGCGCTGGACGAACTGGTCGACGCCCCGCCCACCGGCGACCCCCGGGTGCGGCTGCGCCCGTTCGTCCGGCACGGCTGGACGTACCTGCCGCTGGCCCGCAACCTCGGCGGCATGCAGGCGTACAAGATGGTCGTCCCCGCGGGCAGCAGTCGGGAGAACTGCGAGCAGCGCACCCACGAGGGCCACGAGTGGCTGTACGTGCTCTCCGGGGAGCTGCTGCTGAAGCTGGGCGAGCACGAGGTGGTGCTGAAGGCGGGCGAGGCGGCGGAGTTCGACACCCGGACGCCGCACCTGTTCACCAACGCGGGCCGGGTGCCGGTGGAGTTCCTCAGCCTGTTCGGCCCGCAGGGGGAGCGGGTGCACGTGCGGGCCAGGACCGCGAACAAGGCTGCGAGGGAAGAGGACTGA
- a CDS encoding DUF6114 domain-containing protein, with amino-acid sequence MAAEPGPAPDRAADTTAARPADTPATTGVPADGTGTGTAETAAETPAAAPVPRGFAGWRGRRPFWGGLLVVLAGAEILFTEKAPMRMVIRIGMLGLAGYIVPTLMVLCGLLLIFHPVQRVFYSVLAALATLGTWVTSNLGGFFIGLLLGLIGSSLAFGWLPDQPRRRRVLRREAKREATPA; translated from the coding sequence ATGGCTGCTGAACCCGGACCGGCACCGGACCGGGCGGCCGACACCACGGCCGCCCGGCCCGCCGACACCCCAGCCACCACCGGCGTCCCGGCCGACGGCACCGGCACCGGCACCGCCGAAACGGCCGCCGAGACCCCCGCTGCGGCGCCCGTCCCGCGCGGCTTCGCCGGCTGGCGCGGCCGCCGGCCCTTCTGGGGCGGGCTGCTGGTCGTCCTGGCCGGCGCCGAGATCCTGTTCACCGAGAAGGCCCCGATGCGCATGGTCATCCGCATCGGCATGCTCGGCCTGGCCGGATACATCGTCCCCACGCTCATGGTGCTCTGCGGCCTGCTGCTGATCTTCCACCCCGTCCAGCGGGTCTTCTACTCCGTGCTCGCCGCCCTCGCCACCCTCGGCACCTGGGTCACCTCCAACCTCGGCGGCTTCTTCATCGGCCTGCTGCTCGGCCTGATCGGCAGCAGCCTCGCCTTCGGCTGGCTCCCCGACCAACCCCGTCGCCGCCGCGTGCTGCGCCGGGAAGCGAAACGCGAAGCCACCCCGGCCTGA